A genome region from Microbacterium sp. CGR2 includes the following:
- a CDS encoding response regulator transcription factor: protein MTRILIADDQAVVRAGLAVILGAEEDLEVVGEAIDGADAVRLARELRPDLVCMDIRMPGTDGIAATRTITDDPDLDVDVLILTTFDVDADVFAALEAGAAGFLLKGADEATLLAAVRSVAAGDGTLDQRLTRRILQEFGQRRREPQPAPAPTDSPLTEREFEVLRLLAQGLSNAEIADRLYVEPTTVKYHLTGLMQKTGARDRLQAVIWGIRAGLVEAG from the coding sequence ATGACCCGCATCCTCATCGCCGACGATCAGGCCGTCGTGCGCGCCGGGCTCGCCGTGATCCTGGGAGCGGAAGAAGACCTGGAGGTGGTCGGGGAGGCGATCGACGGGGCGGATGCCGTGCGCCTCGCCCGTGAGCTTCGGCCCGACCTCGTCTGCATGGACATCCGGATGCCGGGGACGGACGGCATCGCCGCCACCAGGACCATCACCGATGACCCCGACCTCGATGTCGACGTGCTGATCCTGACCACTTTCGACGTCGACGCAGACGTCTTCGCGGCCCTCGAGGCCGGCGCGGCCGGGTTCCTCCTGAAGGGCGCCGACGAGGCGACCCTGCTGGCCGCGGTGCGTTCTGTCGCCGCCGGTGACGGAACCCTCGACCAGCGCCTCACCCGACGCATCCTGCAGGAATTCGGACAGCGTCGGCGCGAACCTCAGCCTGCGCCTGCGCCGACCGACAGTCCGCTCACCGAACGCGAGTTCGAGGTGCTCCGCCTGCTTGCCCAGGGCCTGTCCAACGCCGAGATCGCCGACCGCCTCTACGTCGAACCGACGACGGTGAAGTACCACCTCACCGGTCTCATGCAGAAGACCGGCGCCCGGGATCGCCTCCAGGCCGTGATCTGGGGTATCCGGGCCGGCCTGGTAGAGGCCGGGTGA
- a CDS encoding sensor histidine kinase has product MSVSRSAPMSAVRFRTVFPPALVLAAAVGYIGIGFWVEEVSEFVPGAVSPFVHAGLVALQALILLLRRRSPVGVFAGVVLVDLVILASAAGELGVGSLAVMIASYSVARHTSRRTAWTALGAGAVATTVIGGGALLLESGAPLLVIVFTAVARIAFLYAIPAVVAEYFRGRERLAAALKDQARMAENERRDRAELEVRAERTALARELHDIAGHHLSGIIVSAQAAAALTMSDPERARTMMQTVQDDARITLTDLRRTVGLLRSDDDDRGPAERPRPVPSIAALPALIDAARDRGQRVSYELTGETRGLGPLGETSAYRMVQESLANAARHAPGAECHVRVAFGPDAVELTVSNEAAPLATRPAGAEVGSGDGYGLAGMTERAELIGAQLTTGPTAGGGWTNRLAIPLDERNIA; this is encoded by the coding sequence ATGTCTGTCTCTCGGTCCGCGCCGATGTCCGCCGTGCGGTTCCGCACGGTGTTCCCACCGGCACTCGTGCTCGCCGCTGCGGTGGGATACATCGGAATCGGATTCTGGGTCGAGGAGGTGTCCGAGTTCGTGCCCGGAGCCGTGTCACCATTCGTGCACGCCGGGCTGGTCGCTCTGCAGGCGCTGATCCTGCTCCTGCGACGTCGGTCACCCGTCGGCGTCTTCGCGGGCGTCGTGCTCGTCGATCTCGTGATCCTGGCCAGCGCCGCGGGCGAGTTGGGCGTCGGGTCGCTGGCGGTGATGATCGCGTCGTATTCGGTGGCGCGTCACACCTCCCGGCGGACGGCGTGGACCGCACTCGGCGCGGGAGCCGTTGCGACGACGGTCATCGGCGGTGGTGCCCTCCTGCTCGAGTCGGGTGCACCGCTCCTCGTCATCGTCTTCACGGCGGTCGCGCGCATCGCCTTCCTGTACGCGATCCCGGCGGTCGTCGCGGAGTACTTCCGCGGTCGGGAGCGTCTCGCCGCTGCGTTGAAGGATCAGGCCAGAATGGCCGAGAACGAGCGCCGTGATCGCGCGGAACTCGAGGTTCGGGCCGAACGCACGGCGCTCGCACGGGAGCTGCATGACATCGCGGGGCATCATCTCTCCGGGATCATCGTGAGCGCCCAGGCCGCGGCCGCGCTCACGATGTCCGATCCCGAGCGGGCGCGAACGATGATGCAGACCGTTCAGGACGACGCGCGCATCACGCTGACCGATCTGCGACGCACAGTCGGTTTGCTCCGCAGCGACGACGATGACAGGGGTCCGGCGGAGCGTCCGCGTCCTGTCCCGAGCATCGCCGCCCTGCCCGCACTCATCGACGCCGCGCGCGATCGAGGGCAGAGGGTGTCGTACGAGCTCACCGGAGAGACGCGGGGTCTCGGACCCCTCGGCGAGACCTCGGCGTACCGCATGGTTCAGGAGTCTCTGGCGAACGCCGCCCGACATGCGCCGGGCGCGGAGTGTCATGTCCGCGTCGCGTTCGGGCCGGATGCGGTGGAGCTGACGGTGTCGAACGAAGCTGCTCCTCTCGCGACCCGTCCGGCGGGCGCAGAAGTCGGCTCAGGAGACGGATACGGGCTGGCGGGCATGACCGAACGGGCGGAGCTCATCGGCGCGCAGCTGACAACCGGTCCGACCGCCGGTGGCGGCTGGACAAACCGGCTCGCCATTCCCCTCGACGAACGGAACATCGCATGA
- a CDS encoding serine hydrolase, producing MLDVALTRPAGFQPGERWEYSNTNYLVLGLLIEAVTDRAITEQVDERIVEPLGLAHTYFPAPGEREIRGEHPTGYHADVPGELRDFSDMDTSFAWSAGAMVSTPSELNVFMGALLDGELLDDEMLAVMQTAVPAGDELWPGAAYGLGLQSYPLSCGGVAWGHGGDIPGTQTRNAVGPDGTAVTIAVTALPWAIVSPDDEEKLLDQYRIVVDALDETLCDS from the coding sequence ATGCTCGATGTCGCGCTCACCCGACCCGCCGGGTTCCAGCCCGGCGAGAGATGGGAGTACAGCAACACCAACTACCTCGTGCTGGGCCTGCTGATCGAGGCCGTCACCGATCGGGCGATCACCGAACAGGTGGACGAGCGCATCGTTGAACCCCTCGGTCTCGCGCACACATACTTCCCGGCACCGGGAGAGCGGGAGATCCGCGGCGAACACCCGACCGGATACCATGCCGACGTTCCCGGCGAGCTGCGCGACTTCTCGGATATGGACACGTCGTTCGCCTGGTCCGCGGGAGCGATGGTCTCCACCCCGAGCGAGCTCAACGTCTTCATGGGGGCGCTCCTCGATGGCGAGCTCCTGGACGACGAGATGCTCGCGGTGATGCAGACGGCGGTGCCGGCCGGCGATGAGCTGTGGCCCGGGGCGGCATACGGATTGGGGCTGCAGAGCTACCCGCTCAGCTGCGGCGGCGTGGCATGGGGGCATGGTGGAGACATCCCCGGCACCCAGACCCGCAACGCGGTCGGCCCCGACGGCACCGCCGTCACCATCGCCGTGACCGCCCTGCCCTGGGCGATCGTCTCGCCGGACGATGAGGAGAAGCTCCTCGATCAGTACCGGATCGTCGTCGATGCGCTCGATGAGACCTTGTGCGACAGCTGA
- a CDS encoding ABC transporter ATP-binding protein, with protein MNISASLPLEARGLRKAFKGHSRIDDVSFAIRPGRIVGLLGPNGAGKTTTIRLLLGLAASDAGEPLVFGRRYRDIERPARSVGAVLDGGGLHPARTGRQHLRIAAARSHMAAERVDVVLAEVGMTRDADRRAGGYSLGMKQRIAIAAALLGEPQVLVLDEPSNGLDPAGMRWLRDRLRAFAHDGGTVLLSSHLLSDVQDIADDIVVIADGRVVADLALKDAVATSDADLEGFYLQVTGTAGVR; from the coding sequence ATGAACATTTCAGCTTCCCTGCCCCTCGAGGCGCGTGGTCTGCGAAAGGCCTTCAAGGGCCACTCGCGCATCGACGATGTCTCCTTCGCCATCCGCCCCGGCCGCATCGTCGGCCTCCTCGGCCCGAACGGCGCCGGCAAGACCACGACCATCCGGCTGCTGCTCGGACTCGCCGCATCCGATGCCGGCGAGCCGCTCGTCTTCGGGCGCCGCTACCGCGACATCGAACGGCCTGCGCGCTCCGTCGGCGCTGTCCTCGACGGCGGCGGTCTGCACCCCGCTCGCACCGGACGCCAGCACCTGCGCATCGCCGCGGCCCGCAGTCACATGGCAGCCGAGCGGGTCGACGTGGTGCTCGCCGAAGTGGGGATGACCCGAGACGCCGACCGCCGCGCCGGCGGATACTCGTTGGGCATGAAGCAGCGCATCGCGATCGCCGCTGCCCTCCTCGGCGAACCTCAGGTACTCGTGCTCGATGAACCGTCGAACGGGCTGGACCCGGCGGGCATGCGGTGGCTTCGGGACCGGCTGCGCGCATTCGCCCACGACGGAGGCACGGTGCTGTTGTCGTCGCATCTCCTCTCCGACGTGCAGGACATCGCCGACGACATCGTCGTCATCGCGGACGGTCGCGTCGTGGCCGACCTGGCGCTGAAGGATGCCGTCGCGACCTCGGATGCCGACCTCGAAGGCTTCTACCTGCAGGTCACCGGCACGGCGGGGGTGCGCTGA
- a CDS encoding glycoside hydrolase family 65 protein, with protein MTGPRFDVDDWSVGIDRVEVENLAHEESVFGLSNGHVGWRGSLDEGDPRGVAGSYLNGVFEEHPMPYAEDGYGYPEHGQSVINVSNGQILRLIVGDEPFDVRHGKILSHSRRLDLRDGTLTRDLDWESPAGRRVRVRSTRLVSFTHRSVAAVRYVVSAVGAPVDVTVLSEMLANEPLPIVHDDPRVQDLLAEPWDEVSSIAVGTSATLVHRTRKSDLTVAVAMDHAVAGSGSAAPSVAAEAQGDHARITVRAVLQEGENLEILKVVGHEWSPSLSAATLRDRAEAAVADALSDGWDSLVEGQRARLDDYWECADVRVEGEPRLQQAVRFALFQVFQASDRAELRSVPGKGLTGSGYEGHTFWDFEGFVLPVLTSTAPHAAEQALRWRHSTLGHARERAEQLHLKGAAFAWRTIDGRESSGYWPASTAAFHINAAIAGAVLHYVRATGDRDLERDIGVEILAETARLWVSLGRWDAQGGFHIDGVTGPDEYSALANNNVYTNLMARLNLRGAAAAARRHPDVARSHGVEDDEISGWEAVAAAMTIPFDHARGVHPQSAGYTDLAPWDFDSTGPDQYLLQEHFPYFDLYRRQVIKQADLVLALYFAHEAFTAEEKARAFHYYEALTVRDSSLSAAVQAVLAAEVGHLELAYDYLAEVATIDLDDLHGNTEQGLHIAALAGVWTAITGGFGGMRDSEAGLTFSPRLPPQLSQLSFGVRIHGCTLRVDVTPAETTYRLSTGSPVTIRHFGEELVLEAGRPVVVDTPPLTPSGPRPTQPRGREPRSARDAFGAS; from the coding sequence GTGACCGGGCCGCGCTTCGACGTCGACGACTGGAGCGTCGGCATCGACCGCGTGGAGGTGGAGAATCTCGCGCACGAGGAGTCGGTGTTCGGGCTTTCCAACGGCCACGTCGGGTGGCGGGGGAGCCTCGACGAAGGCGACCCGCGGGGTGTCGCCGGCAGCTACCTCAACGGCGTCTTCGAGGAACACCCGATGCCGTATGCGGAGGACGGCTACGGATATCCCGAGCACGGACAGAGCGTCATCAACGTGTCGAACGGTCAGATCCTGCGCCTGATCGTCGGTGACGAGCCCTTCGACGTGCGGCACGGAAAGATCCTGTCTCACAGCCGGCGGCTGGATCTCCGCGACGGCACGCTGACCCGAGACCTCGACTGGGAGAGCCCGGCCGGCAGGCGGGTGCGGGTGCGATCCACACGCCTCGTCTCATTCACGCATCGTTCGGTCGCCGCCGTCCGCTACGTCGTCTCCGCGGTCGGCGCCCCCGTCGACGTCACGGTGCTGTCGGAGATGCTCGCCAACGAGCCGCTTCCGATCGTGCATGACGACCCGCGCGTCCAGGACCTTCTCGCCGAACCCTGGGACGAGGTCTCATCGATTGCGGTGGGCACGTCGGCCACGCTGGTACACCGCACACGCAAGAGCGACCTCACGGTGGCCGTCGCCATGGATCACGCGGTGGCCGGTTCGGGGTCCGCCGCCCCCTCCGTCGCAGCCGAGGCGCAAGGCGATCACGCGCGGATCACCGTGCGCGCCGTCTTGCAGGAGGGGGAGAATCTGGAGATTCTCAAGGTCGTCGGCCACGAGTGGTCGCCGTCGCTGTCCGCGGCGACCCTGCGCGACAGAGCGGAAGCGGCCGTCGCCGATGCCCTGAGCGACGGCTGGGACAGCCTCGTCGAGGGTCAGCGTGCGCGCCTCGACGACTATTGGGAGTGCGCCGACGTGCGCGTCGAGGGCGAACCGCGGTTGCAGCAGGCTGTCCGGTTCGCGCTGTTCCAGGTGTTTCAGGCATCGGATCGCGCTGAACTGCGCTCGGTACCGGGCAAGGGGCTGACAGGATCCGGGTATGAGGGCCACACCTTCTGGGACTTCGAAGGGTTCGTCCTGCCGGTGCTGACATCCACCGCTCCGCATGCCGCCGAACAGGCGCTGCGCTGGCGGCACTCGACTCTCGGCCACGCCAGGGAGCGGGCCGAGCAGTTGCACCTGAAGGGCGCGGCATTCGCCTGGCGGACGATCGACGGGCGGGAAAGCTCGGGGTACTGGCCCGCGAGTACCGCGGCTTTCCACATCAATGCCGCCATCGCGGGAGCTGTCCTGCACTATGTGCGAGCGACCGGGGACCGTGACCTCGAGCGCGACATCGGCGTCGAGATCCTCGCCGAGACGGCCCGCCTCTGGGTATCTCTGGGGAGGTGGGATGCACAGGGCGGCTTCCACATCGACGGGGTCACCGGCCCGGACGAGTACTCCGCGCTGGCGAACAACAACGTGTACACGAACCTGATGGCGCGACTGAACCTCCGCGGTGCCGCGGCGGCAGCCCGACGGCATCCGGACGTCGCCCGGAGCCACGGTGTGGAGGACGACGAGATCAGCGGATGGGAGGCGGTGGCCGCGGCCATGACGATCCCGTTCGACCATGCCCGTGGCGTGCATCCGCAGTCCGCGGGGTACACCGACCTCGCGCCCTGGGACTTCGACAGCACCGGGCCGGACCAGTACCTGCTGCAGGAACATTTTCCGTACTTCGACCTGTACCGCAGACAGGTCATCAAACAGGCGGACCTCGTCCTCGCCCTGTACTTCGCTCATGAGGCCTTCACCGCGGAGGAGAAGGCACGGGCTTTCCACTACTACGAAGCGCTCACCGTACGCGACTCGTCTCTCTCGGCCGCGGTGCAGGCCGTGCTCGCCGCGGAGGTCGGTCATCTCGAGCTGGCGTACGACTACCTTGCCGAGGTCGCGACCATCGACCTCGACGATCTGCACGGCAACACCGAACAGGGGCTCCACATCGCCGCGCTCGCCGGAGTATGGACGGCGATCACCGGCGGATTCGGCGGAATGCGCGACAGTGAGGCCGGGCTGACCTTCAGCCCGCGCCTGCCGCCGCAGCTGTCTCAGCTCAGTTTCGGCGTCCGGATCCACGGCTGCACCCTTCGTGTGGACGTCACCCCCGCCGAGACGACATACCGGCTCAGCACGGGCTCGCCTGTCACGATCCGCCACTTCGGAGAGGAGCTCGTGCTCGAGGCCGGGCGGCCGGTCGTCGTCGACACTCCACCGCTGACGCCGTCGGGGCCTCGCCCCACGCAACCGCGGGGCCGCGAGCCGCGGAGCGCGCGAGACGCGTTCGGTGCATCCTGA
- a CDS encoding DUF6766 family protein, whose product MRRFVRDTGLSLAFLAIFVLSLVGQSIVGHTYNNEELALHGQPSVSYIEFVTSSDFLVDVAENWQSEFLQFFLFILATIWFIQRGSPESKKPGDEGVGSDADQFIGDHARPDSPLWARVKGVRGWIYANSLLLVMGTIFTLSWWAQSLAGHIVANEENAQHGLPPESWGDYVVSAEFWNRTLQNWQSEFLAVGAMVAFSIYLRQRGSSESKPVGVPHHVSSVESE is encoded by the coding sequence ATGCGTCGCTTCGTCCGAGACACCGGCCTGAGCCTGGCCTTCCTCGCGATCTTCGTCCTGAGTCTCGTCGGGCAATCGATCGTCGGCCACACCTACAACAACGAGGAACTCGCGTTGCACGGGCAGCCGTCCGTGTCGTACATCGAATTCGTCACGTCGTCGGACTTCCTCGTGGACGTCGCCGAGAACTGGCAGTCCGAGTTCCTGCAGTTCTTCCTCTTCATCCTCGCGACCATCTGGTTCATCCAGCGCGGCTCCCCGGAGTCGAAGAAGCCGGGCGACGAGGGTGTCGGGTCCGACGCCGACCAGTTCATCGGAGACCACGCGCGCCCGGACTCACCGCTCTGGGCGCGGGTCAAAGGGGTGCGAGGGTGGATCTACGCCAACTCGCTGCTCCTCGTCATGGGCACCATCTTCACGCTCTCCTGGTGGGCGCAGTCCCTCGCGGGTCATATCGTCGCCAATGAGGAGAACGCCCAGCACGGGCTCCCTCCCGAAAGCTGGGGCGATTACGTCGTCTCGGCGGAGTTCTGGAATCGCACGCTGCAGAACTGGCAGTCCGAGTTCCTCGCGGTCGGCGCGATGGTCGCCTTCTCCATCTACCTGCGGCAGCGCGGATCGAGCGAATCCAAGCCCGTCGGCGTGCCTCACCACGTCAGCAGTGTCGAGTCCGAATAG
- the aztD gene encoding zinc metallochaperone AztD, whose protein sequence is MKTSPLRRALLSAAAIGAVITLASCAGADSSAPASTPDDASAGDQASARVAVAYDGGVLVLDGETLETVADFESEPFTRLNPAGDDRHVMVTMSEGFQVLDTAAGSADEPELTDTIFEAEAPGHVVRHAGKTVLYADGTSDTTIFDTADLAGAEGLPDVETIEGVEAHHGVSVVLEDGTFLTTVGNADGRNGIVAKDASGEDIAVSDQCPGVHGEGTAKDEAVVFGCEDGALVYSDGEITKLDAPDQPYGRMGNAYVSETSPIVVGDYKNDVDAEGYLLNAVTLIDTEAKTLEVVDLPEGVEYTFRDVVRGPEDLAYILSSDGSIHVLDPASGEITDSYPVVEAWESPAEWQDAHPAIVVAGNVAYVTEPAANSVHAVDLTTGDVLASTELEVTPNEIAPAAG, encoded by the coding sequence ATGAAAACCTCCCCCCTGCGGCGCGCGCTTCTCAGCGCCGCCGCCATCGGAGCGGTCATCACCCTGGCGTCCTGCGCCGGAGCCGATTCGTCGGCCCCCGCCTCCACACCCGACGACGCGAGTGCCGGCGACCAGGCGAGTGCGCGAGTCGCCGTCGCGTATGACGGCGGAGTCCTCGTCCTCGACGGTGAAACCCTCGAGACCGTGGCCGACTTCGAATCCGAGCCCTTCACCCGCCTCAACCCGGCGGGCGACGACCGCCACGTGATGGTCACCATGAGCGAGGGCTTCCAGGTGCTCGACACGGCTGCCGGATCGGCCGACGAGCCCGAGCTCACCGACACGATCTTCGAAGCCGAAGCCCCGGGCCATGTCGTCCGCCACGCCGGCAAGACCGTGCTGTACGCCGACGGCACCAGCGACACGACGATCTTCGACACGGCCGACCTGGCAGGCGCGGAAGGTCTGCCCGACGTCGAGACGATCGAGGGTGTCGAGGCTCATCACGGCGTCTCGGTCGTGCTGGAAGACGGCACGTTCCTCACCACGGTCGGCAACGCCGATGGCCGCAACGGCATCGTGGCGAAGGACGCCTCCGGCGAGGACATCGCCGTCTCCGATCAGTGCCCCGGCGTTCACGGCGAAGGCACCGCCAAAGACGAGGCGGTCGTGTTCGGCTGCGAGGACGGTGCGCTCGTCTACTCGGACGGCGAGATCACGAAGCTCGACGCACCCGACCAGCCGTACGGTCGGATGGGCAACGCGTACGTCAGCGAGACGAGCCCCATCGTCGTCGGCGACTACAAGAACGACGTCGATGCCGAGGGGTACCTCCTGAACGCGGTGACCCTCATCGACACCGAGGCGAAGACGCTCGAGGTCGTCGACCTTCCCGAGGGCGTCGAGTACACCTTCCGCGATGTGGTCCGTGGCCCCGAAGACCTGGCGTACATTCTCAGCAGCGACGGCTCGATCCATGTGCTCGACCCGGCATCCGGTGAGATCACCGACAGCTACCCTGTCGTCGAAGCCTGGGAGAGTCCGGCCGAATGGCAGGACGCGCACCCCGCCATCGTCGTCGCGGGCAACGTCGCATACGTCACCGAGCCTGCCGCGAACAGTGTCCACGCTGTCGACCTGACCACCGGCGACGTGCTTGCGAGCACCGAGCTCGAGGTCACGCCGAACGAGATCGCACCGGCCGCCGGCTGA
- the aztC gene encoding zinc ABC transporter substrate-binding protein AztC has protein sequence MRRTQRILTTLALAGVAVSGLTACTTAEDSRPLIVVSTNILGDVVEELVGDQAQVMTLMKPNADPHSFEISAKQAATLRSADLLVSNGLGLEEGLQQHLDAASADDVATFVAGDVIEVLDYSEGDAAGMPDSHFWTDPERMLDVIEALEPVLAEVDGVDSAALDETVAAYRAELLTLDAEMVAAFQSIPEGNRALVTNHHVFGYLAERFDFDVVGAVIPGGTTLAAPSASDLADLVEAVEDTGVPAIFAESSSPDRLVQALADEANVHVDVIELYTESLTAADEGAPDYLTMMRVNTERITTGLTP, from the coding sequence ATGCGCCGCACGCAGCGGATACTGACCACGCTGGCGCTGGCCGGCGTCGCGGTGAGCGGTCTCACCGCGTGCACGACGGCAGAGGATTCCCGTCCGCTGATCGTCGTGTCGACCAACATCCTGGGGGACGTCGTCGAGGAGCTCGTCGGCGATCAGGCCCAGGTGATGACGCTCATGAAACCGAACGCCGACCCCCACTCGTTCGAGATCTCCGCGAAACAGGCGGCGACGTTGCGAAGCGCCGACCTGCTGGTGTCCAACGGCCTCGGACTGGAGGAGGGCCTTCAACAGCATCTCGATGCGGCGAGCGCCGACGACGTCGCCACCTTCGTCGCCGGCGATGTGATCGAGGTGCTCGACTACAGCGAGGGGGATGCCGCGGGGATGCCGGACTCGCACTTCTGGACAGACCCGGAGCGGATGCTCGACGTGATCGAGGCTCTCGAACCGGTGCTCGCCGAGGTCGACGGTGTGGACTCTGCCGCGCTCGACGAGACGGTCGCCGCGTATCGCGCGGAGCTCTTGACCCTGGATGCCGAGATGGTCGCGGCTTTTCAGTCCATCCCCGAGGGGAACCGAGCACTGGTGACCAACCACCATGTCTTCGGGTACCTCGCCGAACGGTTCGACTTCGACGTCGTCGGTGCGGTGATCCCCGGCGGCACGACGCTCGCAGCCCCCTCGGCATCCGACCTCGCAGATCTCGTCGAGGCGGTCGAAGACACCGGTGTGCCTGCGATCTTCGCCGAGTCGTCCTCACCCGACCGTCTCGTACAGGCACTCGCTGACGAGGCGAACGTCCACGTCGACGTCATCGAGCTCTACACCGAATCCCTCACCGCGGCGGACGAAGGCGCCCCCGACTACCTGACCATGATGCGCGTCAACACCGAGCGCATCACCACCGGTCTCACCCCATGA
- a CDS encoding ABC transporter: MRSRIPLIALTGALTLTLVSCAGEPATPAPTDTDAAAGGHGAVSGAEEAAEPQLGLTSIDPDGAVTHLDLLDESVADLGEISALTDMATDGRYLFATTDEGVEIVDSGVWTWDHVDHFHYYRAAPALLGAVDGAGPATIATTNLSTTGGTGISFAGSGDAVLLDTEALSKGTITELFRLEREPHDGLVVPVGSFALVTHAEDGAGTTVVGYTADGKKIGVEEPCADPAGTITTRVGAVIGCADGALLAHVDADELHIERIPYPADASAPAATSFDNREGRPTVAALAGPDRIWLLDTRERSWTLLPAPAPLVHVTAVDDDEGHVLALARDGRVFVLNGADGAVLAETAPLTAESLAGGAQPTLVADQQRAYLSAPTEQRLYEIDYADGARVARTFETSTPPAFVAETGR; the protein is encoded by the coding sequence GTGCGCTCCCGCATCCCTCTCATCGCCCTCACCGGCGCCCTCACCCTGACTCTGGTCTCCTGCGCGGGCGAACCGGCCACGCCCGCGCCGACAGACACCGACGCTGCCGCCGGCGGGCATGGCGCCGTGTCCGGTGCCGAGGAGGCCGCCGAACCCCAACTCGGCCTGACATCCATCGATCCGGACGGCGCCGTCACGCACCTGGACCTGCTCGACGAGAGCGTCGCCGACCTCGGCGAGATCTCCGCCCTTACGGACATGGCGACGGACGGCCGCTACCTCTTCGCCACCACCGACGAGGGCGTGGAGATCGTCGACAGCGGGGTGTGGACCTGGGATCACGTCGACCACTTCCACTACTACCGCGCGGCGCCCGCTCTCCTGGGCGCCGTCGACGGAGCGGGTCCCGCCACCATCGCGACGACCAACCTGTCGACCACCGGCGGCACCGGGATCTCCTTCGCCGGCTCCGGCGACGCCGTGCTGCTGGACACGGAGGCGCTGTCGAAGGGCACGATCACGGAACTCTTCCGCCTCGAACGAGAGCCCCACGACGGACTCGTCGTCCCCGTCGGGTCCTTCGCCTTGGTCACCCACGCGGAGGACGGAGCGGGCACCACGGTCGTCGGGTACACCGCCGACGGAAAGAAGATCGGGGTCGAGGAGCCCTGCGCCGACCCGGCCGGCACGATCACGACGCGCGTCGGCGCCGTCATCGGCTGCGCGGACGGCGCGCTGCTCGCTCACGTCGACGCGGACGAGCTGCACATCGAACGAATCCCCTACCCGGCGGATGCTTCCGCCCCCGCCGCCACCTCGTTCGACAACCGGGAAGGACGACCCACCGTCGCCGCCCTCGCCGGACCCGACCGGATCTGGCTGCTGGATACCCGCGAACGATCGTGGACCCTTCTTCCCGCCCCCGCTCCCCTCGTGCACGTCACCGCGGTGGACGACGACGAGGGACACGTGCTCGCACTCGCCCGCGACGGTCGCGTCTTCGTGCTGAACGGAGCAGACGGTGCCGTGCTCGCCGAGACCGCCCCACTCACGGCGGAGTCCCTCGCCGGCGGAGCACAGCCGACTCTCGTCGCCGATCAACAGCGGGCCTACCTCAGCGCCCCCACCGAGCAGCGGCTGTACGAGATCGACTACGCGGACGGCGCCAGAGTCGCGCGCACGTTCGAGACCTCGACCCCACCGGCGTTCGTCGCCGAGACAGGACGCTGA
- the aztB gene encoding zinc ABC transporter permease AztB, protein MTVSPASPLGPFALDFLQRGFIGGAFVAILCGVVGTWVVIRGMAFLGEALAHGMLPGVALATVLSLPVLVGGALSAVAMSVSIGALQRRAKLSYDTSIGLLFVSMLALGVIIISHSGSFATDATSILFGDILAINQGDLVLLAIAAAVGLAVAMLFHRSFVALALDSRIASVLGLRPRIAQAALVGLVTLAVVASYQAVGSLLVVGLLLAPAVAAGHWTTRIPSRMILASLFGVVAVFLGLLASWYAATAAGASVAAAAILLTCVSWTVHAGLTTFRSRVRRS, encoded by the coding sequence GTGACCGTCTCACCAGCCAGCCCCCTCGGACCGTTCGCGCTCGACTTCCTCCAGCGCGGATTCATCGGTGGCGCCTTCGTCGCGATCCTGTGCGGCGTGGTCGGCACCTGGGTGGTCATCCGCGGCATGGCTTTCCTCGGCGAGGCACTCGCCCACGGGATGCTGCCAGGCGTCGCGCTGGCGACGGTCCTGTCGTTGCCGGTCCTCGTCGGAGGAGCACTCAGCGCCGTCGCCATGAGCGTGAGCATCGGCGCCCTGCAACGGAGAGCGAAACTGTCGTACGACACCAGCATCGGGCTGCTGTTCGTCTCGATGCTGGCGCTCGGCGTGATCATCATCTCTCACTCCGGAAGCTTCGCGACCGACGCCACCAGCATCCTGTTCGGCGACATCCTGGCGATCAACCAGGGCGATCTGGTGCTGCTGGCCATCGCGGCCGCGGTCGGACTGGCCGTCGCCATGCTCTTCCATCGGTCCTTCGTCGCGCTCGCCCTCGATTCACGCATCGCATCGGTTCTCGGCCTCCGCCCGCGGATCGCGCAGGCGGCTCTCGTGGGGCTGGTCACCCTCGCCGTCGTCGCGTCCTACCAGGCGGTCGGCTCCCTGTTGGTCGTCGGCCTCCTGCTCGCACCCGCGGTCGCCGCGGGCCACTGGACAACCCGCATCCCGAGCCGCATGATCCTGGCGTCACTGTTCGGCGTCGTGGCCGTCTTCCTCGGATTGCTCGCCTCCTGGTACGCGGCCACCGCTGCGGGAGCCTCCGTCGCTGCAGCCGCCATCCTGCTCACGTGCGTGTCCTGGACAGTGCACGCGGGCCTCACCACTTTCCGGTCACGGGTGCGCCGCTCCTGA